CCGCCAGATTCACGGCACTCCACCCTATCGGCGGTCGGTGTTCATGGCGGTGAACCAGGAAATGCCGGCGTCACGGCTTATTACCGGGTTTACCATCGGCGATGACGGTGCCTGGACAAGCTGGCCGCCCCATCAGCACGAAAAGGACCTCGAAGAAATTTACGCCTATTTCGATATCCCGTCACCAAAATTCGCGCTTCATGTGGGCTATGAAACGCCCGGCGCCCCCGACAGAATCTATCCGGTATCATCGGGGGATTGCGTTATCATTCCCCGAGGGTACCATCCGACCATGGCCATGCCCGGCGTCCGCAGCGCCTATTTCTGGGTCATGGCCGCCTTTTCCCATAAAAGCCGGAGCTATGAACTGGCGGTGCCTGATCCGGCTTTTGATTGAGACAATGGTAATAGACAAAGAAACAGATAAGGAATAGTGATATGGCGGAAAAAATACTTGTTACCTATGCAAGCAAGAGCGGGAGTACTGCTGAGATTGCAGTCGCGATTAGTGAAGCGCTCCGGGAGAGTGGTTATGAAACCGATATTATTCATGTTTCGAAAGTTACCGATGTCTCTTCTTATAGAGGGGTCATTATCGGCAGCGGGATTTACATGGGACGGTGGCTGAGATCTGCAATGAAATTTATCCGGAAAAACAAAACGGCGCTTCAATCGATCCCGGTTGCTTTTTTCAGCGTATGTCTTTTGATGAAAGAGGATACGGAAGAAAACCGGAAAACCGCCGAAGCCTATTTTGACGGGCCCAAATCGATTGTTTCTCCCTTTGAGACCGCAACATTTGCCGGTGCGCTCGAAATTGAGAGGCTTCCAATCCTATATAAAATCATTGTAAAAAGCCAAAAAGAAAAGAGTGCCGATTACCGGAACTATGATAATGTCAAAAAGTGGGCGAAAAGTGTTGGAGAAAAAATAGCCCGGTCGGTCGGCCGGCGATAGGACATGCGAAAAGAGTCAATGAACGTTCGCTCCGCAAAACTGACTTCAGGCCCCGTCGGAAAAACGCTTATCAACCTTGCCGCTCCCATGCTGGTCGGCATAATCGCCATGATGGCGTTCAATTTGATCGATACCTTTTATGTGGCAAAACTGGGAACCCGGAAACTTGCTGCAATGGTTTTGACCTTTCCGGTGGTTATGATTATCGCAAGCTTTGCCCTTGGCCTCGGCGTGGGTGCTGTCGTTACCATTTCCCGGGCAATCGGTGAGAGCGACCACGAAAAGGTCCGCCGGCTGGCCACCGATTCACTGACCCTTTCGGTTACGCTTGTTGCCGTGCTTGTTACGATCGGTTTGTTTACAATCGAGCCGGTTTTCTTTTCCCTGGGCGCGACGCCGGACAACATACACCTTGTAAAGCAATACATGCGTATCTGGTATTTCGGCATGGTTTTTGTTGTGGTCCCCATGGTCGGGAACAATGCGATCAGGGCGACCGGCGACACCAAAACACCCAGTATTATCATGCTTATCGCCGTTGCGATCAACGGCATTCTGGATCCGCTGTTGATATTCGGAATCGGCCCGTTCCCCCGCCTGGAACTCGCCGGAGCGGCCCTTGCTACGGTCATTGCCAGAGCATGCACCCTTACCATTTCATTGAGTATTCTCCATTTCAGAGAACAAATGCTCGCATCGCCCTTTGCTCAACTGCCGGTGCTTATCACTTCCTGGTGGCGGGTGCTGAAAACAGGGCTTCCGGTCGCGGCATCCAATGTGCTCATCCCCTTTACAATTGCAATCGTCACCCGCCTTGTATCCGGGTATGGTCCCGAAGCCGTGGCCGGATACGGTATCGCTACCCGGGTCGAGGCTTTCAGTCTTACCCTTGTCTTTGCGTTATCGGTCTCCCTGGGACCCTTTATCGGCCAGAATTTCGGCGCCCGTGATTTCAATCGTATCGAAAAGGGTATCAAATACAGCATGAGATTTTCCCTGCTCTGGGGCGGGGTCGTTTTTTTAATCCTCTATTTTGCAGGAGAATCTATTGCCGTTCTTTTCAATACCGACAATGACGTAGTTTCGGTTGCGACACGCTATTTCATGATCGTACCCGCCAGCTTTGCCTTTTTTGGAATGCACCAATTCTCCTGGGCTTCGCTCAATGCTCTTGACAATTCGCTCCACTCAGCCGGACTGGAAATAATACGTTCCTTTGTGGTCCTTATCCCCGCAGCACTGCTCGGTTCGAAACTATGGGGAATCCCCGGCATTTTCGCGGCTATCCTTACCGCAAACACTATCGCCGGAATCGTCTCGCGAGCCTGGCTGAAACGAATGCTGGGGAAGATGAGAGAGGGGGAATAATAGTTCACTTATGATTGTTTAGGGAAGGGGCTGGGGGACTGTTTCCTCCCACGGTCGGGTCTATGCCTTGAAACCAGCTATGGAAATGCTTTTCCTGAAAGCCCAACCCCCCGGGCTTCGCCCGCCCCCCACACTTGGGGGGCCAAAGACAATACAGAAACATACATGCTTTTTTCTCTTTTGTCGGGATTTTTATCGTTATCGTCAAGCTCTTTTTGCTGTCCTCATCCATTATCGACATTCTTCCACAGCGGACATCTTTTGCCGATACATTCCTTGTTCTCCTTGTACTGGGTACACCACGGGGAATTACCGGCCTGGAGTTTTTGGGGAAGATACTTTTCCGAGAGTTCTACGGCGGCGGTAAGCGCCAGATATCCGTCTCGTTTGCAGCACCGGGGGGCATCGTAGGCGGCAATTTTGTGCAAGACTTGAGCGGTTACCTTTTGTACAATCTGCCGCACCTCGCCTTTATAGGGCGTGCCTTTGAGGATAATCGAGAATGCGGTCCCTATCCCGGACGCCGCGCCGCAGACACCCAGGAATGCACAGGCCCCGCCTGCAATGCTGCTCCCGCGCTCGATTCCGGTAATGATCTCATTATCAACGATATGCCCTCCCCCATTCCGGTATGCAGCCAGGATAACTCCCGGAATCAGGCCATGATGTTCCGGGCCGTGAACAGGAATCGATGCATGCTCACGGATGCGGTTGAAGAGTGCGATCATATCGTTTTCAGGCGCCCCTGTGCACATCGTGCGGATTATCCCCCGAGCATCGGCGCTATGACAGGAATCACAGACAAAATGACCCTCAATACATTCCGCATTGGAGCGTAACTCTTTCCGGCAGAAATAGCATGTCCGGGTCTGGTTTTCACTCGAATAAACCAGCTTTTTGCCGCAGACAAAGCAACCACTCGAATAATGACCAGTGCTGTTTTTACTTATTTGTGAAACTTCCCGGTCGGGGGCGATAAATACCCCGCATGATGTATGCTGTACAACATTCTCGACATTCCCTTCACTATCGAATTGAAAAAATGAGGTTTCATCGGGAGTGAATGAAGCTGGAACTTCGATCGTGGTCGTCACTCCCCGTCGTAAACCGGCACCATTGTCCAGGGAAACACTGTGGAGCGGTCCCCGGTACATAAGAGTTTTGGTTCTTTTCTCCAAAGCCGGTTTATATGCCGTATAGGTGACCGCAAAAAAGGGGAGAGATTCGATTTTCCGGTAGAGGTAACGCTTGTTGACATAGAGCTGTTCGAAACCCAGTTCTTCGAGCATGGCAAAAAGCTCATTCTGTTTCATCGCCCCCCCGATACACTCACCCCGCAGTTTGGCATTGTATTTCATGTCAAGCGGGATGTCACGATCACACACGATATCGGAGATACAAATGCGGGCGCCCGGTTTGAGAATGCGCATAATCTCCTGGAATGTTTTCCTTTTATCGGCGGTCAGGTTGATCACACAGTTTGAGATAATACAGTCTGCCGAATTCTTTGGCAGAGGTAATTTTTCGAGGAACCCTTTCTTGAATTCCACGATATCGTAACCCAGTTTTTGTGCCACCTCCACGCGGGCCTTTTCTGCCCGCTCGAGCATAGGATCGGCCATATCGATTCCGTATACTTTCCCCGACGGCCCGATCTTTTTAGCGCCAATGAAACATTCTACCCCGGTACCGGAACCGAGATCGACCAGGGTCTCGCCCTCCTGAAGGTCGCATTCCAAAACAGGACTTCCGCAGCCATAGGAGCGGACACGGGACCCGAGGGGAATGTGATCGATCTCCTCCTCGCGGTAACCGACCGGATTGACAATGTCTTCATTCACCTCCTCGGCGGCGCTCGAATAGAATTGCTTTACCAACCCGTGACCATCGGCGCCGGATATCGACTGGACACAGTTTGAATGGGTAAAGTTGACCGGCCCACTCTCTTCGGTGCACTCATACACATACTCACCCATTCTGCATAAAAATCCCGGACGAGTCCCTGAGTTATACTCCCGGGCGATTTCGGCAATCAGATACAGAGCAATACCATTATACAGTTTCATGTAGGGATCGTGCCCTACCGGTGAACCGCCGGCATGGATACTATGATCGACATCACCACCACCGATCAGATATTTCAGGGGATCACCGCCTAACCGGTCACAGAACCCGACACTCGCTTCCCGTATCTGCCCGAACACGGCACTTGTTCGCCAAACCTTCTCGATCCCATCCTTAAGAAGTCCGGCCCCCATGCTTTCGATCCCAATCAAGGCCGGTGAAGGATATATATCGCCGGTTGGTGCGATTGCCAGGCTCTGCCAGGCCGCGTTGCTCAGGTCGTGGCGGGTACCGGGAATAGTGAACAGTTGTGATTTGATGACTTCCATGTTATCGATAACAATATCGCTCCTCTTTGCCCGTTCATAAGCGGCAATGAGATTGTCAAGGAGCAGAGCGACAGGAACAGTGAGACCCTCACCCGCTCGCCCCCGCGCAAAGAGCCACATGAAATGGATGCTTTGC
This region of Chitinivibrionales bacterium genomic DNA includes:
- a CDS encoding MATE family efflux transporter, yielding MNVRSAKLTSGPVGKTLINLAAPMLVGIIAMMAFNLIDTFYVAKLGTRKLAAMVLTFPVVMIIASFALGLGVGAVVTISRAIGESDHEKVRRLATDSLTLSVTLVAVLVTIGLFTIEPVFFSLGATPDNIHLVKQYMRIWYFGMVFVVVPMVGNNAIRATGDTKTPSIIMLIAVAINGILDPLLIFGIGPFPRLELAGAALATVIARACTLTISLSILHFREQMLASPFAQLPVLITSWWRVLKTGLPVAASNVLIPFTIAIVTRLVSGYGPEAVAGYGIATRVEAFSLTLVFALSVSLGPFIGQNFGARDFNRIEKGIKYSMRFSLLWGGVVFLILYFAGESIAVLFNTDNDVVSVATRYFMIVPASFAFFGMHQFSWASLNALDNSLHSAGLEIIRSFVVLIPAALLGSKLWGIPGIFAAILTANTIAGIVSRAWLKRMLGKMREGE
- a CDS encoding myo-inositol catabolism protein, coding for MISQSNWKYSSPDTPGFHTVVTPENSACVCTWMFRLNLQDKKEHHLYDNSLELSVGVIDGSVEVTVDSRSYTLSKLDSFYIPSKRKATIVSRGASICYIGGSICEGVGDFFVRKYDPELPLGEIRQIHGTPPYRRSVFMAVNQEMPASRLITGFTIGDDGAWTSWPPHQHEKDLEEIYAYFDIPSPKFALHVGYETPGAPDRIYPVSSGDCVIIPRGYHPTMAMPGVRSAYFWVMAAFSHKSRSYELAVPDPAFD
- a CDS encoding flavodoxin, encoding MAEKILVTYASKSGSTAEIAVAISEALRESGYETDIIHVSKVTDVSSYRGVIIGSGIYMGRWLRSAMKFIRKNKTALQSIPVAFFSVCLLMKEDTEENRKTAEAYFDGPKSIVSPFETATFAGALEIERLPILYKIIVKSQKEKSADYRNYDNVKKWAKSVGEKIARSVGRR
- a CDS encoding methyltransferase domain-containing protein gives rise to the protein MSAIGSYTRLEYENTPIYINPDFPDWFVPNSRADHILRYLISGHSVDEACGHFSKNSRGASHRVRHDIESLVNRLRDGCGEPYQGRGRYHTLKGLKECWIHITNKCNMACSHCMFSSSGRSDEISLDRSVVLTAIDQAIALGATVVYFTGGEPFVYPDFTGICDHILMNENTHVVILTNGRDLSAHESWLRSVPPGRVHFQVSIDGSRQNHEKIRGKGTFGEVLESIGFLRAMGFPVTISMAVTEDTVGDMETMVEIAHQSGVQSIHFMWLFARGRAGEGLTVPVALLLDNLIAAYERAKRSDIVIDNMEVIKSQLFTIPGTRHDLSNAAWQSLAIAPTGDIYPSPALIGIESMGAGLLKDGIEKVWRTSAVFGQIREASVGFCDRLGGDPLKYLIGGGDVDHSIHAGGSPVGHDPYMKLYNGIALYLIAEIAREYNSGTRPGFLCRMGEYVYECTEESGPVNFTHSNCVQSISGADGHGLVKQFYSSAAEEVNEDIVNPVGYREEEIDHIPLGSRVRSYGCGSPVLECDLQEGETLVDLGSGTGVECFIGAKKIGPSGKVYGIDMADPMLERAEKARVEVAQKLGYDIVEFKKGFLEKLPLPKNSADCIISNCVINLTADKRKTFQEIMRILKPGARICISDIVCDRDIPLDMKYNAKLRGECIGGAMKQNELFAMLEELGFEQLYVNKRYLYRKIESLPFFAVTYTAYKPALEKRTKTLMYRGPLHSVSLDNGAGLRRGVTTTIEVPASFTPDETSFFQFDSEGNVENVVQHTSCGVFIAPDREVSQISKNSTGHYSSGCFVCGKKLVYSSENQTRTCYFCRKELRSNAECIEGHFVCDSCHSADARGIIRTMCTGAPENDMIALFNRIREHASIPVHGPEHHGLIPGVILAAYRNGGGHIVDNEIITGIERGSSIAGGACAFLGVCGAASGIGTAFSIILKGTPYKGEVRQIVQKVTAQVLHKIAAYDAPRCCKRDGYLALTAAVELSEKYLPQKLQAGNSPWCTQYKENKECIGKRCPLWKNVDNG